One genomic region from Thunnus maccoyii chromosome 16, fThuMac1.1, whole genome shotgun sequence encodes:
- the LOC121881453 gene encoding endophilin-B1-like — MDLTRLAVDAGQFINRAVQYTGESLGQADRTELEPTLEELVSRVDATKTWTDQIISQTEVFLQPNPGARLEDRLYEYLDWSVPPRPHDHEMLGEQMYQAGLEIGSNTPYGTALLRCGEAQKQVGEAKRKFVQSANIHFLTPLRSFSEGEYKAMQDERRMLLNKRLDLDIAKTRLRKAHEAERESRSLNANPLEDDYIAHVSYMFSFLRVKWLKMWAQEISQAEIELRICQSLFDRQSEITRRLLEGISNTHTNHMRSLTDFVEAQACYFAQCNQHAQELQKQLASIPAVLCSNNWQSAITNAVNQPSTSNHVADEPVGLNQVTPIPVLIHQLPDFDQDSWTANPPPGTVKATTDSSVTTRPSDQTNNNNNNNTFPTDSQTNQAFDHVCTSDSDSHSTIQLSAPSRTTTVAAEPPASSQTLTLSETAAITNGAGSVTTATTPPPSQLSGSESQTANAVAPETVTTNDVASEPQTANEIQSELPSINGEDTQESSTGSQDVVQ, encoded by the exons ATGGATTTGACGCGGTTGGCTGTGGATGCTGGTCAGTTCATCAACCGGGCTGTTCAG TACACGGGGGAGAGTCTTGGACAGGCGGACAGGACAGAGTTGGAACCCACTCTTGAGGAGCTCGTCAGCCGGGTAGACGCAACCAAGACCTGGACGGACCAGATAATCTCTCAGACTGAAGTTTTCCTGCAGCCCAACCCAG GAGCACGGTTAGAGGACCGGCTGTATGAATACCTGGATTGGAGTGTCCCACCTCGGCCTCATGACCATGAGATGCTGGGAGAGCAAATGTATCAGGCTGGATTGGAGATAGGGTCCAACACACCCTATG GAACTGCACTGCTCAGGTGTGGAGAGGCTCAGAAGCAGGTGGGCGAGGCAAAGAGAAAGTTTGTCCAAAGCGCTAACATCCACTTTCTCACACCTCTGCGGAGTTTCAGTGAGGGGGAATACAAAGCCatgcag GATGAGCGCAGGATGTTGCTGAATAAGCGTTTGGATTTGGACATAGCCAAGACCCGGCTGAGGAAAGCTCACGAGGCCGAGCGAGAGTCCAGA tccTTGAATGCAAACCCGCTGGAAGACGACTACATAGCTCATGTCTCCTACATGTTCAGCTTCCTGCGTGTTAAATGGTTAAAG ATGTGGGCTCAGGAAATCTCTCAG gcagaGATAGAGCTGAGGATCTGCCAGTCTTTGTTCGATAGGCAGTCAGAAATTACAAGACGTCTTCTGGAAGGAATTAGCAACACTCAC acCAACCACATGCGGAGCCTGACTGACTTTGTGGAGGCTCAGGCCTGTTACTTTGCCCAGTGCAACCAACATGCACAGGAGCTTCAGAAACAGCTGGCCAG CATTCCAGCTGTCCTCTGCTCCAATAACTGGCAGTCAGCAATTACTAATGCAGTCAATCAGCCATCAACAAGCAACCATGTAGCCGATGAGCCTGTGGGGTTAAATCAGGTCACTCCAATTCCCGTACTCATCCACCAACTTCCAGACTTCGACCAAGACTCATGGACAGCAAATCCACCACCCGGAACTGTGAAAGCAACAACAGATTCCTCCGTGACCACACGGCCATCTGACCAgacaaataacaacaataacaacaacaccTTCCCCACTGACAGCCAAACCAACCAAGCATTCGATCATGTCTGTACATCAGATTCAGACAGTCACTCAACAATTCAGCTCTCAGCACCCAGCAGGACCACCACAGTGGCCGCTGAGCCTCCTGCTTCAAGCCAGACACTGACACTCAGTGAGACAGCTGCAATAACCAACGGCGCAGGTAGTGTGACAACAGCAACGACTCCCCCACCTTCACAACTCAGCGGAAGCGAGTCTCAGACAGCAAATGCAGTAGCTCCCGAGACCGTGACAACCAATGACGTCGCTTCTGAGCCCCAAACGGCTAATGAAATCCAGAGCGAGCTGCCCTCCATTAACGGAGAAGACACTCAGGAGTCATCAACAGGCAGTCAGGATGTGGTGCAGTAG
- the slc35g2a gene encoding solute carrier family 35 member G2a: MESTHLLGGSKKRVKIHPHTVTAKYATHTPYSPQPGVHTHFPQPGDDGYDDAPSFEDFGSFLEETSDRKQLTESKRWPLTLFGSRDKDKDTTHKPQAAGGGEGSEGGAKAAKGSGKGVGEQLASFGEASVSASRLTWVGLLGAALSHGCLIVLTRVASERFSLGPLFLLLVRSIVQLLSVAVPLQKGENPFGPKGYRLRLLGYGIAYSLSLCCAYSSLTFVSPGNATTTWRLATTALSATLAFLLLEERLGLADGITIAAGLCGLGLVLLPTADENNTGSSTDPVAFWRGAFGWSLSALAGLWMALALVGYRSLKERVGVGTALFTVSWTGCLLAPASLALLQEGWSWPTSTTAWGLVLGLVACSIAAFLGMTHALTRLHPALVSASQSLEVPVALLLYLTVLPLAPTAPEVVGNVMVILSVGWLVAMKLLPSRGVGRHQREEYEEILDSPIK, from the coding sequence ATGGAGTCCACTCACCTCCTGGGAGGCTCTAAGAAAAGAGTAAAGATCCACCCTCACACTGTCACAGCCAAATACGCCACGCACACCCCCTACTCCCCTCAACCtggagtgcacacacacttcccCCAACCCGGGGACGATGGCTACGATGATGCTCCGTCTTTCGAGGACTTTGGCTCCTTCCTGGAGGAGAcgtcagacaggaaacagctgacGGAGAGCAAGAGGTGGCCTCTGACTCTGTTTGGCTCcagagacaaagacaaggaCACGACCCACAAACCCCAAGCTGccggaggaggggaggggagcgAAGGTGGAGCTAAAGCAGCAAAGGGGTCTGGGAAAGGGGTGGGGGAACAGCTGGCCAGTTTCGGGGAGGCTTCTGTGTCTGCGTCTCGGCTCACCTGGGTGGGGCTGCTCGGGGCGGCGCTGTCTCACGGCTGTTTGATCGTTCTGACACGTGTGGCTTCTGAGCGCTTCAGCCTCGGCCCCCTGTTTCTGCTCTTGGTTCGGTCCATCGTCCAGCTCTTATCTGTGGCTGTACCACTGCAGAAGGGGGAGAACCCTTTCGGACCAAAAGGCTATCGTCTACGTCTACTCGGTTATGGCATTGCctactctctctccctctgctgcgCCTACTCATCCTTAACCTTCGTCTCCCCTGGAAATGCCACGACAACCTGGCGCCTGGCAACCACGGCGCTGTCGGCGACTCTGGCTTTCCTGCTCCTGGAGGAGAGGCTGGGATTGGCTGATGGCATCACCATAGCTGCAGGGCTGTGCGGTTTGGGGCTTGTGTTGCTTCCCACAGCAGATGAGAACAATACAGGTTCATCAACTGACCCGGTTGCATTCTGGAGGGGTGCGTTCGGATGGTCTCTTTCAGCGCTGGCGGGGCTGTGGATGGCTCTGGCGCTGGTTGGATATCGCTCCCTGAAGGAGAGAGTGGGAGTTGGCACGGCTCTCTTCACAGTAAGCTGGACGGGCTGCCTGCTGGCCCCAGCCTCCTTGGCCCTGCTCCAGGAGGGCTGGTCCTGGCCTACGAGTACCACAGCCTGGGGTCTAGTCCTGGGCCTGGTTGCCTGCTCAATTGCAGCCTTCTTGGGGATGACGCATGCCCTCACCCGACTCCACCCGGCTCTGGTCTCCGCCTCTCAGAGCCTGGAGGTACCTGTTGCCCTGCTTCTGTATCTAACCGTGCTGCCATTGGCTCCCACTGCCCCTGAGGTTGTCGGAAATGTGATGGTCATACTGAGCGTTGGCTGGCTGGTGGCAATGAAGCTGCTGCCCTCTCGCGGGGTTGGGCGCCACCAAAGGGAGGAGTACGAGGAGATTCTGGACTCACCCATCAAATAG
- the LOC121881063 gene encoding uncharacterized protein LOC121881063: protein MAYKPSAWKNKETEAVNTGLQKIVSPSEICRKFPTNTGLARIWRVLCVLCYVGASLCVNQVEYEGNYQDNYDNEISQDQQEGESPTTPCQTADFSRWDKLFIALEDSHMRQNMLLESLEQRCGGMVSLRAQMDKLVRGTCQQCLPSMESACQRQTEQASLRLQRGLQELREEGAERERRLNSTLQMLLHNSHEENARLTLLEEDSIYRVAPSAAADSFPGMGHEPTPRPGGLGTASGLGVKPLPSGLKEQEVTSPLDMATMGRALVSIATELQKVHLQLSNVIEQAGTLRKDRGDT from the exons ATGGCTTATA AGCCCTCTGCCTGGAAGAATAAG GAAACAGAGGCAGTAAACACAGGCCTGCAGAAAATTGTATCACCATCAGAGATATGTCGCAAATTTCCAACCAACACAGGATTGGCAAg gatcTGGCGTGTCCTGTGTGTGCTCTGCTACGTGGGTGCATCCTTGTGTGTGAATCAGGTTGAGTATGAAGGGAACTACCAAGACAACTATGACAACGAGATCTCTCAGGATCAGCAGGAGG GGGAGTCTCCAACTACACCATGCCAGACTGCAGATTTCTCCCGCTGGGACAAGCTTTTCATCGCTCTGGAGGACTCCCACATGAGGCAGAACATGCTGCTAGAGTCTCTCGAGCAGCGCTGTGGAGGAATGGTCTCTCTCAGGGCGCAGATGGACAAACTGGTTAGAGGGACATGCCAACAGTGTCTACCCAGCATGGAGTCAGCATGCCAGAGGCAAACAGAGCAGGCGAGTCTCAGGCTGCAGCGAGGCTTGCAGGAGCTCAGGGaggagggagcagagagagagaggaggttaAACTCTACCTTGCAGATGCTCCTGCACAACAGTCACGAGGAGAATGCCCGGCTGACGCTGCTGGAGGAAGATAGCATTTACAGAGTGGCGCCATCGGCAGCAGCGGACAGCTTTCCGgggatgggacatgagccaacACCAAGACCTGGAGGTTTGGGGACAGCTTCTGGCTTGGGTGTGAAGCCGTTGCCATCTGGCCTGAAGGAGCAGGAAGTGACTTCACCACTGGACATGGCCACAATGGGAAGGGCCCtggtctccatagcaacagagCTGCAGAAGGTTCACCTGCAGCTGAGCAATGTGATAGAGCAGGCAGGAACACTGAGGAAGGACAGAGGAGACACATGA